The Saccharomonospora glauca K62 genome has a segment encoding these proteins:
- the trhA gene encoding PAQR family membrane homeostasis protein TrhA, producing the protein MSVATHKQNEATPSDVVDTRPRLRGHIHFWSFFGAVAAGATLIALAASTVSGLAALATSIYGVTVLGVFGVSALYHRRIWSPKAYAWMKRADHSMIFLFIAGTYTPFTLLAMSQPTGYVVLGVVWGGAVAGVALKMLWPTAPRWLGVPIYIALGWVAIFVLPELAHNAGVAALVLLLVGGALYTVGSVFYATRWPNYWPKTFGYHEFFHACTVAAAITHYIAIWLAMYA; encoded by the coding sequence GTGAGCGTAGCGACGCACAAACAGAACGAAGCAACACCGTCCGACGTCGTCGACACCCGTCCGCGGCTTCGTGGGCACATCCACTTCTGGAGTTTCTTCGGCGCGGTCGCGGCGGGTGCCACGCTGATCGCCCTGGCCGCGTCGACCGTGTCGGGGCTCGCCGCCCTGGCGACGTCGATCTACGGGGTCACGGTGCTCGGCGTGTTCGGGGTCAGCGCCTTGTACCACCGGCGGATCTGGAGCCCCAAGGCGTACGCGTGGATGAAACGCGCCGACCACTCGATGATCTTCCTGTTCATCGCGGGCACCTACACGCCGTTCACACTGTTGGCGATGTCCCAGCCGACCGGGTACGTCGTGCTCGGCGTGGTGTGGGGTGGCGCGGTCGCGGGTGTCGCGTTGAAGATGTTGTGGCCGACGGCGCCGCGTTGGCTCGGCGTGCCCATCTACATCGCGCTGGGCTGGGTCGCGATCTTCGTGCTGCCGGAGCTGGCGCACAACGCGGGCGTGGCGGCGCTGGTGTTGCTGCTCGTCGGCGGGGCCCTCTACACGGTGGGGTCGGTTTTCTACGCCACCCGTTGGCCGAACTACTGGCCCAAGACCTTCGGGTACCACGAGTTCTTCCACGCGTGCACGGTGGCGGCGGCCATCACGCACTACATCGCGATCTGGCTGGCCATGTACGCCTGA
- a CDS encoding ESX secretion-associated protein EspG, with amino-acid sequence MTTVLTSPIALPRVVLLHLWELEGLGDPHPLLGAFDVYIPQSERGEFTNQCFQRLAELGLAHGDMLTRELRVILRIFASPGRELYCWSGYTDDPGRDRKFLVAAAGGEAAAMQVQDESVAIVSIDERRLVEEFVGELPQVPPAPVSELHTTRDAFDTRDEHHDMFATRLSPEKELEERLKAPREAVHQVYVGGTSDGRYRRSGPFSVIDLRDRGRIVVFADESRNLHCLPGTPANLARILTAAW; translated from the coding sequence ATGACGACCGTGTTGACCAGTCCCATCGCGCTGCCGCGAGTGGTGTTGCTGCACCTGTGGGAATTGGAGGGCCTCGGCGACCCACACCCACTGCTGGGAGCGTTCGACGTGTACATCCCGCAAAGCGAGCGGGGTGAGTTCACGAATCAATGCTTCCAGCGGTTGGCTGAGCTCGGCCTGGCCCACGGGGACATGCTCACCCGCGAGCTCCGCGTCATCCTGCGGATCTTCGCCTCGCCGGGTCGGGAGCTGTACTGCTGGAGTGGCTACACCGACGACCCCGGCCGCGACCGGAAGTTCCTCGTGGCCGCCGCCGGTGGCGAGGCGGCGGCTATGCAGGTGCAAGACGAGTCGGTGGCGATCGTGTCGATCGACGAACGTCGCCTGGTCGAGGAGTTCGTCGGCGAACTGCCCCAGGTGCCACCCGCCCCGGTGTCGGAGCTGCACACCACCAGGGACGCCTTCGACACCCGCGACGAGCACCACGACATGTTCGCCACGCGACTGAGTCCGGAAAAAGAGCTCGAGGAGCGACTGAAAGCCCCACGCGAGGCGGTGCACCAGGTCTACGTCGGTGGCACCTCGGACGGCCGGTATCGGCGCAGCGGGCCGTTCTCCGTGATCGATCTCCGTGACCGGGGCAGGATCGTGGTGTTCGCCGACGAGTCCCGGAACCTGCACTGTCTTCCGGGAACCCCGGCCAATCTGGCCAGGATCCTCACGGCGGCCTGGTGA